The following proteins are co-located in the Longimicrobium terrae genome:
- a CDS encoding M42 family metallopeptidase, translated as MEDSSFEFLKKLLDAPGPSGFETAAARVWRAEAETFAQNVRADVGGNSLASVGPQGGPRIMLAGHVDEIGVMITHIDEEGFLYVDGIGGWDPQVLVGQRIRFLSRGGDIMGVVGKKPIHLIKPEEKEKAVKLSDLWVDIGVADHDGALRRGVRVGDPGIVDTRLVELGSGLIASRAVDNRVGAFVVLEVLRELSRDGCAAEVTAVATAQEEIGYQGGGARTSAFTLDPAVAVVVDLTFATDAPGVDKKQVGEHKLGSGPVLSRGSAIHPLMFERFAETAEKANIPYTIQGSPRFTSTDADAIYLQRGGVPTAVVSVPNRYMHSPNEVVSLDDIDATIKLIAAFCRTIQADDDFVPR; from the coding sequence ATGGAAGACAGTTCGTTCGAGTTCCTCAAGAAGCTGCTGGATGCGCCCGGCCCTTCCGGTTTTGAAACGGCCGCCGCGCGCGTGTGGCGCGCCGAGGCCGAGACCTTTGCGCAGAACGTGCGCGCCGACGTGGGCGGCAACTCGCTGGCCAGCGTGGGGCCGCAGGGCGGCCCGCGCATCATGCTGGCGGGGCACGTGGACGAGATCGGCGTGATGATCACCCACATCGACGAAGAAGGCTTTCTGTACGTCGACGGCATCGGGGGATGGGATCCGCAGGTGCTGGTGGGCCAGCGCATCCGCTTTCTGAGCCGCGGGGGCGACATCATGGGCGTGGTGGGCAAGAAGCCCATTCACCTGATCAAGCCGGAAGAAAAGGAAAAGGCCGTCAAGCTGAGCGACCTGTGGGTCGACATCGGCGTGGCGGACCATGACGGCGCCCTCCGCCGCGGCGTGCGCGTGGGCGACCCCGGCATCGTGGACACGCGGCTGGTGGAGCTGGGCAGCGGGCTGATCGCCAGCCGCGCGGTGGACAACCGAGTGGGCGCGTTCGTCGTCCTGGAAGTGCTCCGCGAACTGTCGCGAGACGGCTGCGCCGCCGAGGTGACGGCGGTCGCCACGGCGCAGGAGGAAATCGGCTACCAGGGCGGCGGGGCGCGCACGTCGGCGTTCACGCTGGATCCCGCGGTGGCGGTGGTGGTGGACCTGACGTTCGCCACGGACGCGCCGGGCGTGGACAAGAAGCAGGTGGGCGAGCACAAGCTGGGCAGCGGCCCCGTGCTCAGCCGCGGCTCGGCCATCCATCCGCTGATGTTTGAGCGGTTCGCGGAAACGGCGGAGAAGGCGAACATCCCCTACACCATCCAGGGGAGCCCGCGCTTTACCAGCACCGACGCGGACGCCATCTACCTTCAGCGCGGCGGCGTGCCCACGGCCGTCGTCTCGGTCCCGAATCGATACATGCATTCGCCGAACGAGGTGGTGTCGCTGGATGACATCGACGCGACCATCAAGCTGATCGCCGCGTTCTGCCGCACCATTCAGGCGGACGACGACTTCGTTCCGCGCTGA
- a CDS encoding SRPBCC family protein gives MLTIDETVMRAPVQACYQAGADVERWPERLPHYRWVRFQRRDGFGTGLIEMAAGRAFGPLSWPVWWVSEMHVDEARPAVVYRHVAGITTGMDVEWTFEDRGDGTTLVRIVHAWKEGPRWPLPGFVRRWIGDAVIGPVFIHAVASRTLAGIRRHVERG, from the coding sequence ATGCTGACCATCGACGAAACCGTCATGCGCGCGCCGGTGCAGGCGTGCTACCAGGCCGGCGCGGACGTGGAACGCTGGCCGGAGCGGCTGCCGCACTACCGCTGGGTCCGCTTTCAGCGCAGGGACGGCTTCGGGACGGGGCTGATCGAAATGGCCGCCGGCCGCGCCTTCGGGCCGCTGTCGTGGCCGGTGTGGTGGGTTTCGGAGATGCACGTGGACGAGGCCCGGCCCGCCGTCGTCTACCGCCACGTGGCGGGCATCACCACGGGGATGGACGTGGAATGGACCTTCGAGGACCGGGGCGACGGAACCACGCTCGTCCGCATCGTCCACGCGTGGAAGGAAGGCCCGCGCTGGCCGCTGCCCGGCTTCGTGCGGCGGTGGATCGGCGACGCGGTCATCGGCCCCGTCTTCATCCATGCGGTCGCGTCGCGCACGCTGGCGGGAATCCGCCGCCACGTGGAGCGCGGCTGA
- the fabF gene encoding beta-ketoacyl-ACP synthase II, with protein sequence MTQTSHNGAPAGRRVVITGIGALTPIGTGVEGLWAGLKRRESAVRTISRFDPSPFRSHIAAQVDDFEPTDYMDRNRARRTERYAQFALAASRLAIEDAGLDPSAEDPERAGVLMGSALGGVAYGENQFTNYVHKGVRGVDPMLALAVFNGAASCNVAIEYGFSGPNSTNGMSCASGAMAIGEGWRAIRTGEADMIIAGGVEAPLAPLCYGAFAIIRAMSTRNDDPSRASRPFDADRDGFVMAEGASVLVLEELERARARGARIYAEVLGYGTSNDAHHMTAPRPDGTQAGRAMRTAMRTGGVALEDVQVINAHASSTPLNDSTESRAIRAVFGEHTDKLKVSGTKGYHGHSLGATGAIEAAISALSIQRGWVAPTLNLETPGEDCTLDYVTGEGLEMPVRRILSNSFGFGGINAALMFGSVD encoded by the coding sequence ATGACCCAGACCAGCCACAACGGCGCCCCCGCGGGCCGCCGCGTCGTCATTACGGGCATCGGCGCCCTCACTCCCATCGGCACGGGGGTGGAGGGGCTGTGGGCCGGGCTGAAGCGCCGCGAATCGGCCGTGCGCACCATCAGCCGGTTTGATCCGTCCCCGTTCCGCTCGCACATCGCGGCGCAGGTGGACGACTTCGAGCCCACCGACTACATGGACCGCAACCGCGCGCGCCGCACCGAGCGCTACGCGCAGTTCGCCCTGGCCGCCAGCCGGCTGGCCATCGAGGACGCGGGGCTGGACCCGTCGGCCGAGGACCCGGAGCGCGCCGGCGTGCTGATGGGGAGCGCGCTGGGCGGCGTGGCGTACGGCGAAAACCAGTTCACCAACTACGTGCACAAGGGCGTGCGCGGGGTGGATCCCATGCTGGCGCTGGCGGTGTTCAACGGCGCGGCGTCGTGCAACGTGGCCATCGAGTACGGCTTCAGCGGGCCCAACAGCACCAACGGAATGAGCTGCGCGTCCGGCGCCATGGCCATTGGCGAGGGGTGGCGCGCCATCCGCACGGGCGAGGCGGACATGATCATCGCCGGCGGCGTGGAAGCCCCGCTGGCGCCGCTGTGCTACGGCGCGTTCGCCATCATCCGCGCCATGAGCACCCGCAACGACGATCCGTCGCGCGCGTCGCGCCCGTTTGACGCGGACCGCGACGGCTTCGTGATGGCCGAGGGCGCGTCCGTGCTGGTGCTGGAGGAACTGGAGCGCGCCCGGGCCCGCGGCGCGCGCATCTACGCCGAGGTGCTGGGCTATGGCACCAGCAACGACGCGCACCACATGACGGCGCCGCGCCCGGACGGCACGCAGGCGGGACGGGCGATGCGCACCGCCATGCGCACCGGCGGCGTGGCGCTGGAAGACGTGCAGGTCATCAACGCCCACGCCTCGTCCACGCCGCTCAACGACAGCACGGAAAGCCGGGCCATCCGCGCCGTCTTCGGCGAGCACACCGACAAGCTCAAGGTGAGCGGCACCAAGGGCTACCACGGCCACTCCCTGGGCGCCACGGGGGCCATCGAGGCCGCAATCTCGGCGCTCAGCATTCAGCGCGGCTGGGTGGCGCCCACGCTGAACCTGGAAACGCCGGGCGAGGACTGCACGCTGGACTATGTGACCGGCGAGGGGCTGGAGATGCCGGTGCGCCGCATTCTCAGCAACTCCTTCGGCTTCGGCGGCATCAACGCCGCCCTGATGTTCGGCTCGGTGGACTGA
- a CDS encoding M12 family metallopeptidase, with translation MINLVPARKLRMAGAVLVAGVLGACDDSLPSASARPETLPPSGIEARPGTFETRTGFIMYGGRPLEIRYQVQDGNAVLDGDMVLGPAASIAATREELVRRPGPGYGVMVDGTSSRWPSGEVPYVIDPSLTNVSRVTSAMAHIEQKTWGIRFVPRTTQTEYVRIVPATGCLAHVGRRSGMADTVWLATGCSTGNTIHELLHILGMFHEQSRCDRDSYVTVQTANIDTMYVYAFDKHCSGATDYESYDEGSIMHYDPYAFTRNGQPTILSNRGLSALMGQRNGMAGSDINTINGRYIPRAPFISVAYPGGVPEISWAPSDVTQRNVYLIEVERFDYADGSYSSQSSVPWTVNAASGTSYLDTGRSYTGTNVCTYSGSDYEYSRTYYYGVTEIYGSSYSPPSDVPADVAVCS, from the coding sequence ATGATCAACCTTGTACCCGCCCGAAAGCTGCGCATGGCTGGCGCAGTGCTTGTGGCAGGCGTCCTCGGCGCCTGCGACGACTCGCTCCCCTCTGCCTCGGCGCGGCCGGAGACCCTGCCTCCTTCCGGCATCGAGGCGAGGCCCGGGACGTTCGAAACGCGTACCGGATTCATCATGTATGGCGGGCGGCCCTTGGAAATCCGGTATCAGGTGCAGGACGGGAACGCGGTGCTGGACGGCGACATGGTGCTGGGCCCCGCCGCTTCCATCGCTGCTACCCGTGAGGAGCTTGTCAGGCGTCCGGGGCCGGGCTACGGGGTGATGGTGGACGGAACCTCTTCCCGCTGGCCCTCAGGCGAGGTGCCCTATGTCATCGATCCCTCCCTGACCAACGTGTCGCGCGTCACGTCGGCCATGGCGCACATCGAGCAGAAGACGTGGGGCATTCGCTTCGTTCCCCGCACCACCCAGACGGAGTACGTGCGGATCGTGCCCGCGACCGGGTGTCTGGCGCACGTGGGACGCCGCAGCGGGATGGCTGACACCGTCTGGCTGGCCACGGGCTGCAGCACCGGGAACACGATCCACGAGTTGCTTCACATCCTGGGCATGTTCCACGAACAGAGCCGCTGCGACCGAGACAGCTACGTCACCGTGCAGACGGCGAATATCGACACGATGTACGTCTACGCATTCGACAAGCATTGCTCGGGCGCGACGGACTATGAATCGTATGATGAAGGCTCCATCATGCACTATGATCCGTACGCGTTTACGAGGAACGGACAGCCGACGATTCTTTCCAACCGGGGGCTGTCGGCGTTGATGGGGCAACGCAACGGGATGGCCGGTTCGGACATCAACACCATCAACGGGCGCTACATCCCCCGGGCTCCCTTCATCTCCGTCGCCTATCCGGGCGGGGTTCCCGAAATCAGCTGGGCGCCCTCCGACGTCACGCAGCGCAACGTCTACCTGATCGAGGTTGAGCGGTTCGACTACGCGGATGGCTCGTACTCCTCGCAGTCATCCGTGCCGTGGACCGTAAACGCGGCGTCGGGCACGTCGTACCTGGATACCGGGCGCTCGTACACGGGAACCAACGTGTGCACCTACTCGGGGAGCGACTACGAGTACTCCCGCACCTACTACTATGGGGTAACGGAGATCTACGGCTCTTCGTACAGCCCGCCCTCCGACGTTCCCGCCGACGTGGCGGTCTGCTCCTGA
- a CDS encoding TonB-dependent receptor, producing the protein MNHRWRKATLLLCALVLSLALPGTAAAQTVTGAISGRVTSAEGEGIAGAQITIRNQSIGLTRNVVTREDGRYRVPSLPVGGPYTVGVSTIGRASQTRANLNLALGQDLRVDFELVSQTLVLEGVTVSAQRNAILSPANKGLNTAISDTAIQRLPSLNRNFTDFVRLAPQVSQTGPGLSGGGVNNRFNNIQIDGASENDLFGLGTSGQPGGQAGGKSISVESVKEYQILLSPFDVRQGNFAGLLVNAVTKSGTNDFSGSAYYYTRNQDLAREQPYITDFEQTQYGFSLGGPIIRDRLHFFINPEWQDRSTPAGGPYFGQDTAGAVPVLVTREQITEFQDILRGYGIEPGTEFQVNNDNPLNNFFGRLDLQLPELNSRVVLRHNYGRAEDDNFSRSNSQFRLGSNGYFFESTKNATVGQIFTTFSPSLYNEFIVGYNTIRDSRTPNSMFPQIQIDVGTQDLFAGGEASSQGNTLDQDIFEFTDNLSWQRGAHRIDFGTKNEFYHIDNFFAANSFGSYVFADLAAFRAGTPRDYTLAANAADPSADLPHAVFDAAQYGFYVQDQWEPSSRFSLTAGIRADIPHLRDKPLFTQIVADTFGRRTDEVPSGNVQWSPRIGFNWNLSEASTSQIRGGVGVFVGRPAFVLIGNAFQNNGTGIATLTCGGNTGRGAPRFNPDPEAQPTSCATGGGLASGIIGNVNLLDEDLRFPSTFRGSLSFDQQLPGGFVGTFQALYTHAVEQLFYEDLNLKNREGMGVDRFGRTYFGAVAANGVATPVRVSTKFNEVINVTNQNKDYSYNLTAGLQRRFANSLELNAFYTYSKARDVISATNSTAGSQYRFGRTLYGPQTSRDLGISSFDQPHKINLSTVYNFSWRKFPTSLSMIYTGRSGDRYTYVYGGSGGRGDLNADGYQGNDAIYVPKDARDASEIRFQNLSSGGVTYVPAQQAQAFESFIQGSECLREHRGQILERNACANPWVNFVDVSLRQSVPTFNGQTLSFELGVFNFLNLLNREWGQQRTTATLSTVNLLTHQAQSSADPATAVPIVQFAPTTAQFTTQSLTGSNYQIQLSARYSF; encoded by the coding sequence ATGAATCACCGCTGGAGGAAGGCAACCCTCCTGCTGTGCGCGCTGGTGCTGAGCCTCGCGCTGCCGGGCACGGCCGCCGCACAGACCGTCACCGGCGCCATCAGCGGCCGGGTGACCTCGGCCGAGGGCGAAGGCATCGCCGGGGCCCAGATCACCATCCGCAACCAGTCCATCGGCCTTACGCGCAACGTGGTCACCCGCGAGGACGGCCGCTACCGCGTTCCGTCTCTCCCCGTGGGCGGCCCCTACACCGTGGGGGTGAGCACCATCGGCCGCGCCTCGCAGACGCGCGCCAACCTGAACCTGGCGCTGGGCCAGGACCTGCGCGTGGACTTCGAGCTGGTGTCGCAGACGCTGGTGCTTGAGGGCGTCACCGTTTCGGCGCAGCGCAACGCGATCCTGTCGCCGGCCAACAAGGGCCTTAACACGGCCATCAGCGACACGGCCATCCAGCGCCTGCCGAGCCTGAACCGCAACTTCACGGACTTCGTGCGGCTTGCCCCGCAGGTGTCGCAGACCGGCCCCGGCCTGTCGGGCGGCGGCGTGAACAACCGCTTCAACAACATCCAGATCGACGGCGCCAGCGAGAACGACCTGTTCGGCCTGGGCACCAGCGGCCAGCCGGGCGGCCAGGCGGGCGGCAAGTCCATCTCGGTGGAGTCAGTGAAGGAGTACCAGATTCTGCTGTCGCCGTTCGACGTGCGCCAGGGCAACTTCGCCGGCCTGCTGGTGAACGCCGTCACCAAGAGCGGCACCAACGACTTCTCCGGCTCGGCGTACTACTACACGCGCAACCAGGACCTGGCGCGCGAGCAGCCGTACATCACCGACTTCGAGCAGACGCAGTACGGCTTCTCGCTGGGTGGCCCCATCATCCGCGACCGCCTGCACTTCTTCATCAACCCCGAGTGGCAGGACCGGTCCACCCCGGCCGGCGGCCCCTACTTCGGGCAGGACACCGCGGGCGCGGTTCCGGTGCTGGTGACGCGCGAGCAGATCACCGAGTTCCAGGACATCCTGCGCGGCTACGGCATCGAGCCGGGCACCGAGTTCCAGGTCAACAACGACAACCCGCTCAACAACTTCTTCGGGCGTCTTGACCTGCAGCTTCCGGAGCTGAACAGCCGCGTGGTGCTGCGCCACAACTACGGCCGCGCGGAGGACGACAACTTCAGCCGCAGCAACAGCCAGTTCCGGCTGGGGTCCAACGGCTACTTCTTCGAGTCCACCAAGAACGCCACGGTGGGCCAGATCTTCACGACGTTCAGCCCGTCGCTGTACAACGAGTTCATCGTCGGATACAACACCATCCGCGACAGCCGCACCCCGAACTCGATGTTCCCGCAGATCCAGATCGACGTGGGAACGCAGGACCTGTTCGCCGGTGGCGAGGCGAGCTCGCAGGGCAACACGCTGGACCAGGACATCTTCGAGTTCACCGACAACCTGTCCTGGCAGCGCGGCGCGCACCGCATCGACTTCGGCACGAAGAACGAGTTCTACCACATCGACAACTTCTTCGCCGCCAACTCGTTCGGTTCGTACGTGTTCGCGGACCTGGCCGCCTTCCGCGCGGGCACCCCGCGTGACTACACGCTGGCCGCCAACGCCGCCGACCCCTCGGCCGACCTGCCGCACGCGGTGTTCGACGCCGCGCAGTACGGCTTCTACGTGCAGGACCAGTGGGAGCCCAGCAGCCGCTTCTCGCTGACCGCCGGCATCCGCGCCGACATTCCGCACCTGCGCGACAAGCCGCTGTTCACGCAGATCGTGGCGGACACCTTCGGCCGCCGCACTGACGAGGTTCCGTCGGGCAACGTGCAGTGGTCGCCGCGCATCGGCTTCAACTGGAACCTGTCGGAAGCCAGCACCAGCCAGATCCGCGGCGGCGTGGGCGTGTTCGTGGGCCGTCCGGCCTTCGTGCTCATCGGCAACGCCTTCCAGAACAACGGAACCGGCATCGCCACGCTGACCTGCGGCGGAAACACGGGCCGTGGCGCGCCGCGCTTCAACCCCGATCCGGAAGCGCAGCCTACCTCGTGCGCCACGGGCGGCGGTCTGGCCAGCGGCATCATCGGCAATGTGAACCTGCTGGACGAGGACCTGCGCTTCCCCTCCACCTTCCGCGGATCGCTGTCGTTTGACCAGCAGCTTCCCGGCGGGTTCGTGGGTACGTTCCAGGCGCTGTACACGCACGCGGTGGAGCAGCTGTTCTACGAGGACCTGAACCTCAAGAACCGCGAAGGCATGGGCGTCGACAGGTTCGGCCGCACCTACTTCGGCGCCGTTGCGGCCAACGGCGTGGCTACCCCGGTGCGCGTGTCGACCAAGTTCAACGAGGTGATCAACGTCACCAACCAGAACAAGGACTACTCGTACAACCTGACGGCCGGCCTGCAGCGCCGCTTTGCCAACAGCCTGGAGCTGAACGCGTTCTACACGTACAGCAAGGCGCGCGACGTGATCTCGGCCACCAACAGCACGGCCGGCTCGCAGTACCGCTTCGGCCGCACGCTGTACGGCCCGCAGACAAGCCGCGACCTGGGGATCTCGTCGTTCGACCAGCCCCACAAGATCAACCTGTCGACGGTCTACAACTTCTCGTGGCGCAAGTTCCCGACGTCGCTGTCGATGATCTACACGGGCCGCTCGGGTGACCGTTACACCTACGTGTACGGCGGCAGTGGCGGACGCGGCGACCTGAACGCCGACGGCTACCAGGGCAATGACGCCATCTACGTTCCCAAGGATGCGCGCGACGCCAGCGAGATCCGGTTCCAGAACCTGAGCTCGGGCGGTGTCACCTACGTCCCGGCGCAGCAGGCGCAGGCGTTCGAAAGCTTCATTCAGGGTTCGGAGTGCCTCCGCGAGCACCGCGGGCAGATTCTGGAGCGCAACGCCTGCGCGAACCCCTGGGTCAACTTTGTCGACGTGTCGCTCCGCCAGTCGGTGCCCACGTTCAACGGCCAGACCCTGTCGTTCGAGCTGGGCGTGTTCAACTTCCTGAACCTGCTCAACCGCGAGTGGGGCCAGCAGCGCACCACGGCGACCCTGTCGACCGTGAACCTGCTCACCCACCAGGCGCAGTCGTCGGCCGATCCGGCCACCGCCGTGCCGATCGTTCAGTTCGCGCCGACCACTGCGCAGTTCACCACGCAGTCGCTGACCGGCTCGAACTACCAGATCCAGCTTTCGGCCCGCTACTCGTTCTGA
- a CDS encoding pyridoxal-phosphate dependent enzyme has protein sequence MSDSVLDIAFGRPRHERPYHDVLGTVGWTPLIRLNRTAAGIRTPIYGKAEFMNPGGSVKDRIGPAIIEAAEREGRLLPGGTVVEGTSGNTGVGLALAAAIKGYRCVFTIPDKMSQEKVRLLKAFGAEVIVTPTAVAPDHPDNYVMMAKRIAEETPNAILANQFYNQANPEAHYRTTGPEIWEQTEGRVTHFVSAAGTGGTITGVGRYLKEKNPDVRIIGGDPVGSIIAGYWKTGVKPEGAPYKVEGIGQDKIPGTLDMSVVDEWRSVEDRDSMTMARRLTREEGLFVGGSAGLIAHVALQVAREIDDPDALVVFLLCDTGERYLTKVFNDEWMRENRLLEPARVRAADMVTGKGDGAPRELVSVSPETPVRQALGLITHHDVSQLPVLAEGDCVGHLAEASVMARVLEDMTLLDKSVQHLMEPPLPVVDSHVDLPGVTRLLSRQNPAVLVRRGGRLEGIITRHDVLRYLTDGR, from the coding sequence ATGAGCGACTCCGTTCTGGACATTGCCTTTGGCCGGCCCCGCCACGAGCGCCCGTACCACGACGTGCTGGGCACCGTGGGGTGGACGCCGCTGATCCGGCTGAACCGCACCGCCGCGGGCATCCGCACCCCGATCTACGGCAAGGCCGAGTTCATGAACCCCGGCGGCAGCGTCAAGGACCGCATCGGGCCGGCCATCATCGAGGCCGCCGAGCGCGAGGGGCGCCTGCTTCCCGGCGGCACCGTGGTGGAAGGCACCAGCGGCAACACCGGCGTGGGGCTGGCGCTGGCGGCGGCCATCAAGGGCTACCGCTGCGTCTTCACCATCCCCGACAAGATGAGCCAGGAGAAGGTGCGCCTGCTCAAGGCGTTCGGGGCCGAGGTCATCGTCACCCCCACGGCCGTGGCGCCGGACCATCCCGACAACTACGTCATGATGGCCAAGCGCATCGCCGAGGAAACGCCCAACGCCATCCTGGCCAACCAGTTCTACAACCAGGCCAACCCCGAGGCGCACTACCGCACCACGGGGCCGGAGATCTGGGAGCAGACCGAAGGGCGCGTCACGCACTTCGTGAGCGCGGCGGGCACCGGCGGCACCATCACCGGCGTGGGCCGCTACCTCAAGGAAAAGAACCCGGACGTCCGCATCATCGGCGGCGACCCGGTGGGCTCCATCATCGCGGGGTACTGGAAGACGGGCGTGAAGCCCGAGGGCGCGCCGTACAAGGTGGAGGGGATCGGCCAGGACAAGATTCCCGGCACCCTCGACATGTCCGTCGTGGACGAGTGGCGCTCGGTGGAGGACCGCGATTCCATGACCATGGCCCGCCGCCTCACCCGCGAAGAGGGGCTGTTCGTGGGCGGATCGGCGGGGCTGATCGCGCACGTGGCGCTGCAGGTGGCGCGGGAGATCGACGACCCCGACGCGCTGGTCGTCTTTCTTCTGTGCGACACCGGCGAGCGCTACCTGACCAAGGTGTTCAACGACGAGTGGATGCGCGAGAACCGGCTGCTGGAGCCGGCCCGCGTGCGCGCCGCCGACATGGTGACGGGCAAGGGCGACGGCGCCCCGCGCGAGCTCGTGTCCGTGTCTCCCGAAACGCCCGTTCGCCAGGCGCTGGGGCTGATTACGCACCACGACGTGTCGCAGCTTCCCGTGCTGGCCGAGGGCGACTGCGTGGGCCACCTGGCCGAGGCCAGCGTGATGGCCCGCGTGCTGGAAGACATGACGCTGCTGGACAAGTCGGTGCAGCACCTGATGGAGCCGCCCCTGCCCGTGGTGGACAGCCACGTGGACCTGCCCGGCGTGACGCGGCTGCTGTCGCGGCAGAACCCGGCGGTGCTGGTGCGCCGCGGCGGCCGGCTGGAGGGGATCATCACCCGCCACGACGTTCTGCGCTACCTTACGGACGGACGCTGA